From one Gossypium hirsutum isolate 1008001.06 chromosome D08, Gossypium_hirsutum_v2.1, whole genome shotgun sequence genomic stretch:
- the LOC107910797 gene encoding WRKY transcription factor 23 isoform X1: protein MESKEGVLKMEEELGNSFSDYFPLQSIFDWSFEGGENMPLGFMELLGVQDLKPPLFDMGQQQAPSAVVNQALNPCSTKNERFNYQPATPNSSSISSASSEAVNDEPIQVDDDQEEDQQKTKKQCVCVFGVCDGGGSRLKPKKTNQKSQREPRFAFMTKSEVDHLEDGYRWRKYGQKAVKNSSFPRSYYRCTTTSCNVKKRVERSFTDPSMVITTYEGQHTHPSPIMPRSSLAGGAGSAPYHYRQQRQPFVNTLPPLNFGHSNGSIKAGNFHHERRFCSPGSSLLKDHGLLQDVIPSHMLKEE from the exons ATGGAGAGTAAAGAGGGTGTATTAAAGATGGAGGAGGAGTTGGGGAACTCCTTTTCTGATTATTTCCCATTGCAAAGTATATTTGATTGGAGCTTTGAAGGAGGAGAGAATATGCCATTAGGGTTTATGGAGTTGTTGGGTGTTCAAGACTTGAAGCCTCCTTTGTTCGATATGGGACAACAACAAGCTCCATCTGCGGTAGTAAACCAGGCTTTGAATCCTTGTTCTACTAAAAACGAGCGTTTTAATTATCAGCCTGCAACCCCCAACTCGTCCTCGATTTCATCAGCTTCAAGCGAGGCTGTCAATGATGAACCTATTCAAGTCGATGATGACCAGGAAGAAGACCAGCAAAAGACCAAGAAACA GTGCGTGTGTGTTTTTGGCGTTTGTGATGGTGGTGGGTCTAGGCTGAAACCCAAGAAGACAAATCAGAAGAGTCAGAGAGAGCCGAGATTCGCGTTCATGACAAAGAGCGAGGTTGATCATTTAGAAGATGGGTACAGATGGAGAAAGTACGGCCAAAAAGCTGTAAAAAACAGCTCCTTTCCTAG GAGTTATTATCGTTGCACCACCACCTCATGTAACGTGAAAAAAAGGGTGGAGAGATCTTTCACTGATCCTAGCATGGTGATCACCACTTACGAAGGCCAGCACACTCATCCCAGTCCCATCATGCCTCGTTCCAGTCTAGCTGGTGGCGCCGGTTCTGCTCCTTATCACTATCGGCAGCAACGACAGCCATTTGTCAATACCTTGCCTCCTTTGAACTTTGGACACAGCAATGGCTCCATTAAAGCCGGTAATTTTCACCATGAGAGGCGATTTTGCAGCCCGGGATCGTCTTTGCTTAAAGACCATGGCCTGCTTCAAGATGTTATACCATCCCATATGCTGAAAGAAGAGTAG
- the LOC107910812 gene encoding endo-1,4-beta-xylanase 5, with the protein MTSSGSSFIQDWLTLFGAITAWIKIQGANSALIRASLKTENRTYNCIGTVLAKNGCWSFLKGGFVLDSPSNLALLLFQNSDDKDIDITIDSSSLQPFTDQEWKFNQQFMINTVITVDTLCEMIFQQW; encoded by the exons ATGACCTCTTCCGGTTCCTCCTTCATCCAG GATTGGCTTACTCTGTTTGGTGCAATTACAGCTTGGATCAAAATACAAGGTGCAAATTCAGCTCTCATTAGGGCAAGCTTGAAGACAGAAAACAGAACATATAATTGTATAGGGACTGTTTTGGCTAAGAATGGTTGCTGGTCATTTCTCAAAGGTGGATTTGTTCTTGATTCACCTTCAAATTTAGCTTTATTGCTATTTCAG AACTCAGATGATAAAGACATTGATATAACAATTGATAGTTCCTCGTTACAGCCATTTACAGATCAAGAATGGAAGTTTAACCAGCAATTCATGATTAACACTGTAATTACTGTTGACACACTTTGTGAAATGATATTTCAACAATGGTAA
- the LOC107910797 gene encoding WRKY transcription factor 23 isoform X2 produces MESKEGVLKMEEELGNSFSDYFPLQSIFDWSFEGGENMPLGFMELLGVQDLKPPLFDMGQQQAPSAVVNQALNPCSTKNERFNYQPATPNSSSISSASSEAVNDEPIQVDDDQEEDQQKTKKQLKPKKTNQKSQREPRFAFMTKSEVDHLEDGYRWRKYGQKAVKNSSFPRSYYRCTTTSCNVKKRVERSFTDPSMVITTYEGQHTHPSPIMPRSSLAGGAGSAPYHYRQQRQPFVNTLPPLNFGHSNGSIKAGNFHHERRFCSPGSSLLKDHGLLQDVIPSHMLKEE; encoded by the exons ATGGAGAGTAAAGAGGGTGTATTAAAGATGGAGGAGGAGTTGGGGAACTCCTTTTCTGATTATTTCCCATTGCAAAGTATATTTGATTGGAGCTTTGAAGGAGGAGAGAATATGCCATTAGGGTTTATGGAGTTGTTGGGTGTTCAAGACTTGAAGCCTCCTTTGTTCGATATGGGACAACAACAAGCTCCATCTGCGGTAGTAAACCAGGCTTTGAATCCTTGTTCTACTAAAAACGAGCGTTTTAATTATCAGCCTGCAACCCCCAACTCGTCCTCGATTTCATCAGCTTCAAGCGAGGCTGTCAATGATGAACCTATTCAAGTCGATGATGACCAGGAAGAAGACCAGCAAAAGACCAAGAAACA GCTGAAACCCAAGAAGACAAATCAGAAGAGTCAGAGAGAGCCGAGATTCGCGTTCATGACAAAGAGCGAGGTTGATCATTTAGAAGATGGGTACAGATGGAGAAAGTACGGCCAAAAAGCTGTAAAAAACAGCTCCTTTCCTAG GAGTTATTATCGTTGCACCACCACCTCATGTAACGTGAAAAAAAGGGTGGAGAGATCTTTCACTGATCCTAGCATGGTGATCACCACTTACGAAGGCCAGCACACTCATCCCAGTCCCATCATGCCTCGTTCCAGTCTAGCTGGTGGCGCCGGTTCTGCTCCTTATCACTATCGGCAGCAACGACAGCCATTTGTCAATACCTTGCCTCCTTTGAACTTTGGACACAGCAATGGCTCCATTAAAGCCGGTAATTTTCACCATGAGAGGCGATTTTGCAGCCCGGGATCGTCTTTGCTTAAAGACCATGGCCTGCTTCAAGATGTTATACCATCCCATATGCTGAAAGAAGAGTAG